In the Anastrepha obliqua isolate idAnaObli1 chromosome 1, idAnaObli1_1.0, whole genome shotgun sequence genome, one interval contains:
- the LOC129238775 gene encoding transmembrane and coiled-coil domains protein 2 isoform X3: protein MQIIAVSTVSRERNHRGDSTDSASHAERTATAVTSATVASAAVGTIGTLGGAGASGTSLATTTSTGGISSYGSSTMTGCIGSGSSGATVATFRGFRSHSPSSRRSRERSRREFQRTHGSDQGGLLAYSGLSNLSAGGISGGGGVGGVGVSGGGISGGIGGFIVGSGDGSTMESMGGVGVEDSRLSGTEDLCYQSFASDEQDGSHVGVDGNKKHHRRHERTSSLQALDRLNTKIQCTKESIRKEQTARDDNVNEYLKLAASADKQQLQRIKAVFEKKNQKSAHSISQLQKKLDNYTKRAKDLSNHQFANKSQHRQPREVLRDVGQGLRNVGGNIRDGITGFSGSVMSKPREFAHLIKNKFGSADNINQMSETEINNINMPVNAELIGSSTPNNNIAATSTGSGNTGGAGSGKFNSDNGSECSSVTSESIPAGSGKSQSGASQYHLVLKSLLTELTERKDEIEKLKERVERLETAQKEFNNLTATLEGERYRAESLEEQINDLTELHQNEIENLKQTIADMEEKVQYQSDERLRDVNEVLENCQTRISKMEHLSQQQYVTVEGIDNSNARALVVKLINVVLTVLQVVLLLVATAAGIIMPFLKTRVRVLTTFLFIFFIIFVIRQWPDVQDIGAGLMRHLKESLVVK, encoded by the exons ATGCAAATCATTGCTGTCTCCACAGTGTCACGTGAACGTAATCATCGCGGTGACAGCACCGACTCGGCGAGTCACGCCGAGAGAACAGCAACAGCAGTGACGTCTGCGACAGTCGCCTCGGCGGCGGTGGGCACCATCGGCACACTGGGTGGCGCCGGCGCATCGGGCACCTCCCTCGCGACAACCACATCGACGGGCGGTATCAGCAGTTACGGTAGCAGCACGATGACCGGTTGCATTGGGAGCGGCAGCAGTGGTGCCACCGTTGCCACATTTCGCGGTTTCCGCAGCCATTCGCCATCGAGTCGACGCAGTCGGGAACGCAGCCGCCGTGAATTTCAGCGCACACATGGTTCCGATCAGGGCGGACTGTTGGCCTACAGTGGTCTGAGTAATTTAAGCGCCGGTGGCATCAGTGGCGGTGGTGGTGTTGGTGGAGTTGGCGTTAGTGGCGGTGGCATTAGCGGCGGCATAGGTGGCTTCATTGTGGGCAGTGGTGATGGTAGCACAATGGAGAGTATGGGTGGTGTTGGCGTCGAGGATTCGCGTTTATCAG GCACCGAGGATCTCTGCTATCAATCGTTCGCTTCCGACGAACAAGATGGCTCTCATGTGGGTGTTGATGGTAACAAGAAACACCATCGTCGCCATGAACGTACCTCCAGTTTGCAAGCGCTCGATCGGCTTAATACGAAAATTCAATGTACAAAGGAATCCATACGAAAGGAACAAACTGCCAGAGATG ataacgTGAATGAATATTTGAAATTGGCGGCGAGTGCTGATAAGCAGCAACTGCAGCGAATAAAG GCTGTTTTCGAGAAGAAAAACCAGAAAAGCGCACACAGCATTTCGCAgctccaaaaaaagctggacaATTATACGAAACGCGCGAAAGATTTGTCTAATCATCAATTTGCGAATAAGAGCCAACATCGGCAGCCACGAGAAGTACTGCGCGATGTGGGCCAGGGGCTAAG AAATGTCGGTGGCAATATACGCGATGGCATAACCGGGTTTTCCGGTTCGGTGATGTCCAAGCCGCGCGAATTCgcacatttaattaaaaataaattcggtAGCGCTGACAATATTAACCAAATGTCAG AAACTGAAATCAACAACATTAACATGCCAGTCAATGCTGAATTGATTGGTAGTTCGACGCCGAATAATAACATTGCGGCCACCTCCACCGGTTCGGGTAATACGGGTGGTGCGGGTAGCGGTAAATTTAACAGCGATAACGGCAGTGAGTGCAGCAGCGTTACCAGCGAGAGTATACCAGCAGG CTCTGGCAAGAGTCAATCGGGTGCGAGCCAATATCATCTTGTGCTCAAATCGCTCTTAACTGAATTGACTGAACGTAAAGATGAAATCGAAAAACTGAAAGAGCGTGTTGAACGATTAGAG ACTGCACAAAAGGAATTCAATAACTTAACTGCAACACTGGAAGGTGAACGCTACCGCGCTGAAAGTTTAGAGGAGCAAATTAACGATTTAACCGAACTGCATCAG aatgaaattgaaaatctgAAACAAACAATTGCCGATATGGAGGAAAAGGTGCAATATCAAAGTGATGAGCGTCTGCGCGACGTTAACGAAGTACTGGAGAATTGCCAAACGCGG ATTTCGAAAATGGAACATTTATCACAGCAGCAATACGTGACCGTCGAGGGTATAGACAATTCGAATGCACGTGCGCTCGTCGTCAAGCTCATTAATGTCGTCTTAACGGTGTTACAAGTGGTATTGTTATTGGTGGCGACGGCCGCGGGTATTATAATGCCGTTCCTGAAAACAAG AGTGCGCGTGCTGACGACATTCTTGTTCATATTCTTCATTATATTTGTGATACGACAATGGCCTGATGTGCAGGACATCGGTGCTGGACTTATGCGACATTTAAAGGAATCATTGGTTGTTAAATGA
- the LOC129238775 gene encoding transmembrane and coiled-coil domains protein 2 isoform X1, with product MDSLHVTSTAGGSGTQLSSLLSTTANIAATSPAKDHHNLLLLSQSEGSGQLRKSRSPSDARSSEQMSRERNHRGDSTDSASHAERTATAVTSATVASAAVGTIGTLGGAGASGTSLATTTSTGGISSYGSSTMTGCIGSGSSGATVATFRGFRSHSPSSRRSRERSRREFQRTHGSDQGGLLAYSGLSNLSAGGISGGGGVGGVGVSGGGISGGIGGFIVGSGDGSTMESMGGVGVEDSRLSGTEDLCYQSFASDEQDGSHVGVDGNKKHHRRHERTSSLQALDRLNTKIQCTKESIRKEQTARDDNVNEYLKLAASADKQQLQRIKAVFEKKNQKSAHSISQLQKKLDNYTKRAKDLSNHQFANKSQHRQPREVLRDVGQGLRNVGGNIRDGITGFSGSVMSKPREFAHLIKNKFGSADNINQMSETEINNINMPVNAELIGSSTPNNNIAATSTGSGNTGGAGSGKFNSDNGSECSSVTSESIPAGSGKSQSGASQYHLVLKSLLTELTERKDEIEKLKERVERLETAQKEFNNLTATLEGERYRAESLEEQINDLTELHQNEIENLKQTIADMEEKVQYQSDERLRDVNEVLENCQTRISKMEHLSQQQYVTVEGIDNSNARALVVKLINVVLTVLQVVLLLVATAAGIIMPFLKTRVRVLTTFLFIFFIIFVIRQWPDVQDIGAGLMRHLKESLVVK from the exons ATGGACTCATTACACGTGACGAGTACTGCTGGTGGTAGTGGTACACAATTATCGTCATTACTCTCGACAACAGCCAATATAGCCGCAACGTCGCCCGCCAAAGATCATCATAATCTGTTGTTGTTAAGTCAAAGTGAAGGAAGCGGACAGTTGCGCAAAAGTAGATCTCCATCGGACGCACGCAGTTCCGAACAAA TGTCACGTGAACGTAATCATCGCGGTGACAGCACCGACTCGGCGAGTCACGCCGAGAGAACAGCAACAGCAGTGACGTCTGCGACAGTCGCCTCGGCGGCGGTGGGCACCATCGGCACACTGGGTGGCGCCGGCGCATCGGGCACCTCCCTCGCGACAACCACATCGACGGGCGGTATCAGCAGTTACGGTAGCAGCACGATGACCGGTTGCATTGGGAGCGGCAGCAGTGGTGCCACCGTTGCCACATTTCGCGGTTTCCGCAGCCATTCGCCATCGAGTCGACGCAGTCGGGAACGCAGCCGCCGTGAATTTCAGCGCACACATGGTTCCGATCAGGGCGGACTGTTGGCCTACAGTGGTCTGAGTAATTTAAGCGCCGGTGGCATCAGTGGCGGTGGTGGTGTTGGTGGAGTTGGCGTTAGTGGCGGTGGCATTAGCGGCGGCATAGGTGGCTTCATTGTGGGCAGTGGTGATGGTAGCACAATGGAGAGTATGGGTGGTGTTGGCGTCGAGGATTCGCGTTTATCAG GCACCGAGGATCTCTGCTATCAATCGTTCGCTTCCGACGAACAAGATGGCTCTCATGTGGGTGTTGATGGTAACAAGAAACACCATCGTCGCCATGAACGTACCTCCAGTTTGCAAGCGCTCGATCGGCTTAATACGAAAATTCAATGTACAAAGGAATCCATACGAAAGGAACAAACTGCCAGAGATG ataacgTGAATGAATATTTGAAATTGGCGGCGAGTGCTGATAAGCAGCAACTGCAGCGAATAAAG GCTGTTTTCGAGAAGAAAAACCAGAAAAGCGCACACAGCATTTCGCAgctccaaaaaaagctggacaATTATACGAAACGCGCGAAAGATTTGTCTAATCATCAATTTGCGAATAAGAGCCAACATCGGCAGCCACGAGAAGTACTGCGCGATGTGGGCCAGGGGCTAAG AAATGTCGGTGGCAATATACGCGATGGCATAACCGGGTTTTCCGGTTCGGTGATGTCCAAGCCGCGCGAATTCgcacatttaattaaaaataaattcggtAGCGCTGACAATATTAACCAAATGTCAG AAACTGAAATCAACAACATTAACATGCCAGTCAATGCTGAATTGATTGGTAGTTCGACGCCGAATAATAACATTGCGGCCACCTCCACCGGTTCGGGTAATACGGGTGGTGCGGGTAGCGGTAAATTTAACAGCGATAACGGCAGTGAGTGCAGCAGCGTTACCAGCGAGAGTATACCAGCAGG CTCTGGCAAGAGTCAATCGGGTGCGAGCCAATATCATCTTGTGCTCAAATCGCTCTTAACTGAATTGACTGAACGTAAAGATGAAATCGAAAAACTGAAAGAGCGTGTTGAACGATTAGAG ACTGCACAAAAGGAATTCAATAACTTAACTGCAACACTGGAAGGTGAACGCTACCGCGCTGAAAGTTTAGAGGAGCAAATTAACGATTTAACCGAACTGCATCAG aatgaaattgaaaatctgAAACAAACAATTGCCGATATGGAGGAAAAGGTGCAATATCAAAGTGATGAGCGTCTGCGCGACGTTAACGAAGTACTGGAGAATTGCCAAACGCGG ATTTCGAAAATGGAACATTTATCACAGCAGCAATACGTGACCGTCGAGGGTATAGACAATTCGAATGCACGTGCGCTCGTCGTCAAGCTCATTAATGTCGTCTTAACGGTGTTACAAGTGGTATTGTTATTGGTGGCGACGGCCGCGGGTATTATAATGCCGTTCCTGAAAACAAG AGTGCGCGTGCTGACGACATTCTTGTTCATATTCTTCATTATATTTGTGATACGACAATGGCCTGATGTGCAGGACATCGGTGCTGGACTTATGCGACATTTAAAGGAATCATTGGTTGTTAAATGA
- the LOC129238775 gene encoding transmembrane and coiled-coil domains protein 2 isoform X4: MDSLHVTSTAGGSGTQLSSLLSTTANIAATSPAKDHHNLLLLSQSEGSGQLRKSRSPSDARSSEQSTEDLCYQSFASDEQDGSHVGVDGNKKHHRRHERTSSLQALDRLNTKIQCTKESIRKEQTARDDNVNEYLKLAASADKQQLQRIKAVFEKKNQKSAHSISQLQKKLDNYTKRAKDLSNHQFANKSQHRQPREVLRDVGQGLRNVGGNIRDGITGFSGSVMSKPREFAHLIKNKFGSADNINQMSETEINNINMPVNAELIGSSTPNNNIAATSTGSGNTGGAGSGKFNSDNGSECSSVTSESIPAGSGKSQSGASQYHLVLKSLLTELTERKDEIEKLKERVERLETAQKEFNNLTATLEGERYRAESLEEQINDLTELHQNEIENLKQTIADMEEKVQYQSDERLRDVNEVLENCQTRISKMEHLSQQQYVTVEGIDNSNARALVVKLINVVLTVLQVVLLLVATAAGIIMPFLKTRVRVLTTFLFIFFIIFVIRQWPDVQDIGAGLMRHLKESLVVK; the protein is encoded by the exons ATGGACTCATTACACGTGACGAGTACTGCTGGTGGTAGTGGTACACAATTATCGTCATTACTCTCGACAACAGCCAATATAGCCGCAACGTCGCCCGCCAAAGATCATCATAATCTGTTGTTGTTAAGTCAAAGTGAAGGAAGCGGACAGTTGCGCAAAAGTAGATCTCCATCGGACGCACGCAGTTCCGAACAAA GCACCGAGGATCTCTGCTATCAATCGTTCGCTTCCGACGAACAAGATGGCTCTCATGTGGGTGTTGATGGTAACAAGAAACACCATCGTCGCCATGAACGTACCTCCAGTTTGCAAGCGCTCGATCGGCTTAATACGAAAATTCAATGTACAAAGGAATCCATACGAAAGGAACAAACTGCCAGAGATG ataacgTGAATGAATATTTGAAATTGGCGGCGAGTGCTGATAAGCAGCAACTGCAGCGAATAAAG GCTGTTTTCGAGAAGAAAAACCAGAAAAGCGCACACAGCATTTCGCAgctccaaaaaaagctggacaATTATACGAAACGCGCGAAAGATTTGTCTAATCATCAATTTGCGAATAAGAGCCAACATCGGCAGCCACGAGAAGTACTGCGCGATGTGGGCCAGGGGCTAAG AAATGTCGGTGGCAATATACGCGATGGCATAACCGGGTTTTCCGGTTCGGTGATGTCCAAGCCGCGCGAATTCgcacatttaattaaaaataaattcggtAGCGCTGACAATATTAACCAAATGTCAG AAACTGAAATCAACAACATTAACATGCCAGTCAATGCTGAATTGATTGGTAGTTCGACGCCGAATAATAACATTGCGGCCACCTCCACCGGTTCGGGTAATACGGGTGGTGCGGGTAGCGGTAAATTTAACAGCGATAACGGCAGTGAGTGCAGCAGCGTTACCAGCGAGAGTATACCAGCAGG CTCTGGCAAGAGTCAATCGGGTGCGAGCCAATATCATCTTGTGCTCAAATCGCTCTTAACTGAATTGACTGAACGTAAAGATGAAATCGAAAAACTGAAAGAGCGTGTTGAACGATTAGAG ACTGCACAAAAGGAATTCAATAACTTAACTGCAACACTGGAAGGTGAACGCTACCGCGCTGAAAGTTTAGAGGAGCAAATTAACGATTTAACCGAACTGCATCAG aatgaaattgaaaatctgAAACAAACAATTGCCGATATGGAGGAAAAGGTGCAATATCAAAGTGATGAGCGTCTGCGCGACGTTAACGAAGTACTGGAGAATTGCCAAACGCGG ATTTCGAAAATGGAACATTTATCACAGCAGCAATACGTGACCGTCGAGGGTATAGACAATTCGAATGCACGTGCGCTCGTCGTCAAGCTCATTAATGTCGTCTTAACGGTGTTACAAGTGGTATTGTTATTGGTGGCGACGGCCGCGGGTATTATAATGCCGTTCCTGAAAACAAG AGTGCGCGTGCTGACGACATTCTTGTTCATATTCTTCATTATATTTGTGATACGACAATGGCCTGATGTGCAGGACATCGGTGCTGGACTTATGCGACATTTAAAGGAATCATTGGTTGTTAAATGA
- the LOC129238775 gene encoding transmembrane and coiled-coil domains protein 2 isoform X2, translating to MDSLHVTSTAGGSGTQLSSLLSTTANIAATSPAKDHHNLLLLSQSEGSGQLRKSRSPSDARSSEQMSRERNHRGDSTDSASHAERTATAVTSATVASAAVGTIGTLGGAGASGTSLATTTSTGGISSYGSSTMTGCIGSGSSGATVATFRGFRSHSPSSRRSRERSRREFQRTHGSDQGGLLAYSGLSNLSAGGISGGGGVGGVGVSGGGISGGIGGFIVGSGDGSTMESMGGVGVEDSRLSGTEDLCYQSFASDEQDGSHVGVDGNKKHHRRHERTSSLQALDRLNTKIQCTKESIRKEQTARDDNVNEYLKLAASADKQQLQRIKAVFEKKNQKSAHSISQLQKKLDNYTKRAKDLSNHQFANKSQHRQPREVLRDVGQGLRNVGGNIRDGITGFSGSVMSKPREFAHLIKNKFGSADNINQMSETEINNINMPVNAELIGSSTPNNNIAATSTGSGNTGGAGSGKFNSDNGSECSSVTSESIPAGSGKSQSGASQYHLVLKSLLTELTERKDEIEKLKERVERLETAQKEFNNLTATLEGERYRAESLEEQINDLTELHQNEIENLKQTIADMEEKVQYQSDERLRDVNEVLENCQTRISKMEHLSQQQYVTVEGIDNSNARALVVKLINVVLTVLQVVLLLVATAAGIIMPFLKTRHLSLRSPFTVTAAYSSFRKK from the exons ATGGACTCATTACACGTGACGAGTACTGCTGGTGGTAGTGGTACACAATTATCGTCATTACTCTCGACAACAGCCAATATAGCCGCAACGTCGCCCGCCAAAGATCATCATAATCTGTTGTTGTTAAGTCAAAGTGAAGGAAGCGGACAGTTGCGCAAAAGTAGATCTCCATCGGACGCACGCAGTTCCGAACAAA TGTCACGTGAACGTAATCATCGCGGTGACAGCACCGACTCGGCGAGTCACGCCGAGAGAACAGCAACAGCAGTGACGTCTGCGACAGTCGCCTCGGCGGCGGTGGGCACCATCGGCACACTGGGTGGCGCCGGCGCATCGGGCACCTCCCTCGCGACAACCACATCGACGGGCGGTATCAGCAGTTACGGTAGCAGCACGATGACCGGTTGCATTGGGAGCGGCAGCAGTGGTGCCACCGTTGCCACATTTCGCGGTTTCCGCAGCCATTCGCCATCGAGTCGACGCAGTCGGGAACGCAGCCGCCGTGAATTTCAGCGCACACATGGTTCCGATCAGGGCGGACTGTTGGCCTACAGTGGTCTGAGTAATTTAAGCGCCGGTGGCATCAGTGGCGGTGGTGGTGTTGGTGGAGTTGGCGTTAGTGGCGGTGGCATTAGCGGCGGCATAGGTGGCTTCATTGTGGGCAGTGGTGATGGTAGCACAATGGAGAGTATGGGTGGTGTTGGCGTCGAGGATTCGCGTTTATCAG GCACCGAGGATCTCTGCTATCAATCGTTCGCTTCCGACGAACAAGATGGCTCTCATGTGGGTGTTGATGGTAACAAGAAACACCATCGTCGCCATGAACGTACCTCCAGTTTGCAAGCGCTCGATCGGCTTAATACGAAAATTCAATGTACAAAGGAATCCATACGAAAGGAACAAACTGCCAGAGATG ataacgTGAATGAATATTTGAAATTGGCGGCGAGTGCTGATAAGCAGCAACTGCAGCGAATAAAG GCTGTTTTCGAGAAGAAAAACCAGAAAAGCGCACACAGCATTTCGCAgctccaaaaaaagctggacaATTATACGAAACGCGCGAAAGATTTGTCTAATCATCAATTTGCGAATAAGAGCCAACATCGGCAGCCACGAGAAGTACTGCGCGATGTGGGCCAGGGGCTAAG AAATGTCGGTGGCAATATACGCGATGGCATAACCGGGTTTTCCGGTTCGGTGATGTCCAAGCCGCGCGAATTCgcacatttaattaaaaataaattcggtAGCGCTGACAATATTAACCAAATGTCAG AAACTGAAATCAACAACATTAACATGCCAGTCAATGCTGAATTGATTGGTAGTTCGACGCCGAATAATAACATTGCGGCCACCTCCACCGGTTCGGGTAATACGGGTGGTGCGGGTAGCGGTAAATTTAACAGCGATAACGGCAGTGAGTGCAGCAGCGTTACCAGCGAGAGTATACCAGCAGG CTCTGGCAAGAGTCAATCGGGTGCGAGCCAATATCATCTTGTGCTCAAATCGCTCTTAACTGAATTGACTGAACGTAAAGATGAAATCGAAAAACTGAAAGAGCGTGTTGAACGATTAGAG ACTGCACAAAAGGAATTCAATAACTTAACTGCAACACTGGAAGGTGAACGCTACCGCGCTGAAAGTTTAGAGGAGCAAATTAACGATTTAACCGAACTGCATCAG aatgaaattgaaaatctgAAACAAACAATTGCCGATATGGAGGAAAAGGTGCAATATCAAAGTGATGAGCGTCTGCGCGACGTTAACGAAGTACTGGAGAATTGCCAAACGCGG ATTTCGAAAATGGAACATTTATCACAGCAGCAATACGTGACCGTCGAGGGTATAGACAATTCGAATGCACGTGCGCTCGTCGTCAAGCTCATTAATGTCGTCTTAACGGTGTTACAAGTGGTATTGTTATTGGTGGCGACGGCCGCGGGTATTATAATGCCGTTCCTGAAAACAAG gcatCTGTCCCtccgctcgccattcaccgtcaCTGCAGCTTATTCCTCATTTCGTAAGAAATAa